The Pongo pygmaeus isolate AG05252 chromosome 11, NHGRI_mPonPyg2-v2.0_pri, whole genome shotgun sequence genome includes a region encoding these proteins:
- the PTPN18 gene encoding tyrosine-protein phosphatase non-receptor type 18 isoform X2 — protein sequence MSRSLDSAQSFLERLEARGGREGAVLAGEFSDIQARSAAWKADGVCSTEAGSRPENVRKNRYKDVLPYDQTRVILSLLREEGHSDYINGNFIRVRVGVTEGGGLGVARGEQQNLSSEFGLHQGVDGSLAYIATQGPLPHTLLDFWRLVWEFGVKVILMACREIENGRKRCERYWAQEQEPLQTGLFCITLIKEKWLNEDIMLRTLKVTFQKESRSVYQLQYMSWPDRGVPSSPDHMLAMVEEARRLQGSGPEPLCVHCSAGCGRTGVLCTVDYVRQLLLTQVIPPDFSLFDVVLEMRKQRPAAVQTEQYRFLYHTVAQMFCSMLQNASPHYQNIKEVQRPLSHSPVHHQHPQRPGPRARSSPRDYWEQALTMTSTCALLQASLSGSPVLSFLPEPRERPGQLPPSGASPPVFLQNCAPLYDDALFLRTPQALLAIPRPPGGVLRSISVPGSPGHAMADTYAVVQKRGAPVGAGRGTETGTGARSAEEAPLYSQVTPRAQRPGAHAEDVRGTLPGRIPADQSPAGSSAYEDVVGGAQTGGLGFNLRIGRPKGPRDPPAEWTRVWSLALSPRLEYNVAILAHCNLCLCLPGSSNSSASASQVAGIKRMYHYAQLIFVFLVEMGFHHVGKAGLELLTS from the exons ATGAGCCGCAGCCTGGACTCGGCGCAGAGCTTCCTGGAGCGGCTGGAAGCGCGGGGCGGCCGGGAGGGGGCAGTTCTCGCCGGCGAGTTCAGC GACATCCAGGCCCGCTCGGCCGCCTGGAAGGCTGACGGCGTGTGTTCCACCGAGGCCGGCAGTCGGCCAGAGAACGTGAGGAAGAACCGCTACAAAGACGTGCTGCCAT ATGATCAGACGCGAGTAATCCTCTCCCTGCTCCGGGAAGAGGGACACAGCGACTACATTAATGGCAACTTCATCCGGGTGAGGGTTGGGGTCACGGAAGGAGGTGGACTGGGAGTGGCCAGGGGTGAGCAGCAGAATCTCAGTAGTGAATTCGGCCTTCACCAGGGCGTGGATGGAAGCCTGGCCTACATTGCCACGCAAGGACCCTTGCCTCACACCCTGCTAGACTTCTGGAGACTGGTCTGGGAGTTTGGGGTCAAG GTGATCCTGATGGCCTGTCGAGAGATAGAGAATGGGCGG AAAAGGTGTGAGCGGTACTGGGCCCAGGAGCAGGAGCCACTGCAGACCGGGCTTTTCTGCATCACTCTG ATAAAGGAGAAGTGGCTGAATGAGGACATCATGCTCAGGACCCTCAAGGTCACATTCCAGAAG gAGTCCCGTTCTGTGTACCAGCTACAGTATATGTCCTGGCCAGACCGTGGGGTCCCCAGCAGTCCTGACCACATGCTTGCCATGGTGGAGGAAGCCCGTCGCCTCCAGGGATCTGGCCCTGAACCCCTCTGTGTCCACTGCAG TGCGGGCTGTGGGCGAACAGGCGTCCTGTGCACCGTGGATTATGTGAGGCAGCTGCTCCTGACCCAG GTGATCCCACCTGACTTCAGTCTCTTTGATGTGGTCCTTGAGATGAGGAAGCAGCGGCCTGCGGCCGTGCAGACAGAG CAGTACAGGTTCCTGTACCACACGGTGGCTCAGATGTTCTGCTCCATGCTCCAGAATGCCAGCCCCCACTACCAGAACATCAAAGAGGTACAGAGGCCCCTTTCCCACTCTCCTGTCCACCATCAGCACCCTCAGAGACCAGGACCCCGAGCACGGTCCAGCCCCCGGGACTACTGGGAGCAGGCACTGACTATGACATCCACCTGTGCCCTCCTCCAGGCATCCTTATCGGGCTCTCCCGTCTTGAGCTTTCTCCCAGAGCCCCGTGAGAGGCCTGGCCAGCTTCCTCCCTCAGGAGCCTCCCCTCCTGTTTTTCTTCAGAATTGTGCCCCACTCTACGACGATGCCCTCTTCCTCCGGACTCCCCAGGCACTTCTCGCCATACCCCGCCCACCAGGAGGGGTCCTCAG AAGTATCTCTGTGCCCGGGTCCCCGGGCCACGCCATGGCTGACACCTACGCGGTGGTGCAGAAGCGCGGGGCTCCAGTGGGCGCCGGGCGTGGGACGGAGACGGGGACGGGGGCGCGCAGCGCGGAGGAGGCGCCGCTCTACAGCCAGGTGACGCCGCGCGCCCAGCGGCCCGGGGCACACGCGGAGGACGTGCGGGGGACGCTGCCTGGCCGCA TTCCTGCTGACCAAAGTCCTGCCGGATCTAGCGCCTACGAGGACGTGGTGGGTGGAGCTCAGACCGGTGGGCTAG GTTTCAACCTGCGcattgggaggccgaaggggccCCGGGACCCGCCTGCTGAGTGGACCCGGGT atggagtcttgctctgtcgcccaggctggagtacaatgtcgcaatcttggctcactgcaacctctgtctctgcctcccaggttcaagcaattcttctgcctcagcctctcaagtagctgggattaaacgcatgtaccactatgcccagctaatatttgtatttttagtagagatggggtttcaccacgttggcaaggctggtctcgaactccttacctcgtga
- the PTPN18 gene encoding tyrosine-protein phosphatase non-receptor type 18 isoform X7, whose protein sequence is MSRSLDSAQSFLERLEARGGREGAVLAGEFSDIQARSAAWKADGVCSTEAGSRPENVRKNRYKDVLPYDQTRVILSLLREEGHSDYINGNFIRVRVGVTEGGGLGVARGEQQNLSSEFGLHQGVDGSLAYIATQGPLPHTLLDFWRLVWEFGVKVILMACREIENGRKRCERYWAQEQEPLQTGLFCITLIKEKWLNEDIMLRTLKVTFQKESRSVYQLQYMSWPDRGVPSSPDHMLAMVEEARRLQGSGPEPLCVHCSAGCGRTGVLCTVDYVRQLLLTQVIPPDFSLFDVVLEMRKQRPAAVQTEKQYRFLYHTVAQMFCSMLQNASPHYQNIKEVQRPLSHSPVHHQHPQRPGPRARSSPRDYWEQALTMTSTCALLQASLSGSPVLSFLPEPRERPGQLPPSGASPPVFLQNCAPLYDDALFLRTPQALLAIPRPPGGVLRSISVPGSPGHAMADTYAVVQKRGAPVGAGRGTETGTGARSAEEAPLYSQVTPRAQRPGAHAEDVRGTLPGRIPADQSPAGSSAYEDVVGGAQTGGLGFNLRIGRPKGPRDPPAEWTRV, encoded by the exons ATGAGCCGCAGCCTGGACTCGGCGCAGAGCTTCCTGGAGCGGCTGGAAGCGCGGGGCGGCCGGGAGGGGGCAGTTCTCGCCGGCGAGTTCAGC GACATCCAGGCCCGCTCGGCCGCCTGGAAGGCTGACGGCGTGTGTTCCACCGAGGCCGGCAGTCGGCCAGAGAACGTGAGGAAGAACCGCTACAAAGACGTGCTGCCAT ATGATCAGACGCGAGTAATCCTCTCCCTGCTCCGGGAAGAGGGACACAGCGACTACATTAATGGCAACTTCATCCGGGTGAGGGTTGGGGTCACGGAAGGAGGTGGACTGGGAGTGGCCAGGGGTGAGCAGCAGAATCTCAGTAGTGAATTCGGCCTTCACCAGGGCGTGGATGGAAGCCTGGCCTACATTGCCACGCAAGGACCCTTGCCTCACACCCTGCTAGACTTCTGGAGACTGGTCTGGGAGTTTGGGGTCAAG GTGATCCTGATGGCCTGTCGAGAGATAGAGAATGGGCGG AAAAGGTGTGAGCGGTACTGGGCCCAGGAGCAGGAGCCACTGCAGACCGGGCTTTTCTGCATCACTCTG ATAAAGGAGAAGTGGCTGAATGAGGACATCATGCTCAGGACCCTCAAGGTCACATTCCAGAAG gAGTCCCGTTCTGTGTACCAGCTACAGTATATGTCCTGGCCAGACCGTGGGGTCCCCAGCAGTCCTGACCACATGCTTGCCATGGTGGAGGAAGCCCGTCGCCTCCAGGGATCTGGCCCTGAACCCCTCTGTGTCCACTGCAG TGCGGGCTGTGGGCGAACAGGCGTCCTGTGCACCGTGGATTATGTGAGGCAGCTGCTCCTGACCCAG GTGATCCCACCTGACTTCAGTCTCTTTGATGTGGTCCTTGAGATGAGGAAGCAGCGGCCTGCGGCCGTGCAGACAGAG AAGCAGTACAGGTTCCTGTACCACACGGTGGCTCAGATGTTCTGCTCCATGCTCCAGAATGCCAGCCCCCACTACCAGAACATCAAAGAGGTACAGAGGCCCCTTTCCCACTCTCCTGTCCACCATCAGCACCCTCAGAGACCAGGACCCCGAGCACGGTCCAGCCCCCGGGACTACTGGGAGCAGGCACTGACTATGACATCCACCTGTGCCCTCCTCCAGGCATCCTTATCGGGCTCTCCCGTCTTGAGCTTTCTCCCAGAGCCCCGTGAGAGGCCTGGCCAGCTTCCTCCCTCAGGAGCCTCCCCTCCTGTTTTTCTTCAGAATTGTGCCCCACTCTACGACGATGCCCTCTTCCTCCGGACTCCCCAGGCACTTCTCGCCATACCCCGCCCACCAGGAGGGGTCCTCAG AAGTATCTCTGTGCCCGGGTCCCCGGGCCACGCCATGGCTGACACCTACGCGGTGGTGCAGAAGCGCGGGGCTCCAGTGGGCGCCGGGCGTGGGACGGAGACGGGGACGGGGGCGCGCAGCGCGGAGGAGGCGCCGCTCTACAGCCAGGTGACGCCGCGCGCCCAGCGGCCCGGGGCACACGCGGAGGACGTGCGGGGGACGCTGCCTGGCCGCA TTCCTGCTGACCAAAGTCCTGCCGGATCTAGCGCCTACGAGGACGTGGTGGGTGGAGCTCAGACCGGTGGGCTAG GTTTCAACCTGCGcattgggaggccgaaggggccCCGGGACCCGCCTGCTGAGTGGACCCGGGTGTAA
- the PTPN18 gene encoding tyrosine-protein phosphatase non-receptor type 18 isoform X14: MSRSLDSAQSFLERLEARGGREGAVLAGEFSDIQARSAAWKADGVCSTEAGSRPENVRKNRYKDVLPYDQTRVILSLLREEGHSDYINGNFIRGVDGSLAYIATQGPLPHTLLDFWRLVWEFGVKVILMACREIENGRKRCERYWAQEQEPLQTGLFCITLIKEKWLNEDIMLRTLKVTFQKESRSVYQLQYMSWPDRGVPSSPDHMLAMVEEARRLQGSGPEPLCVHCSAGCGRTGVLCTVDYVRQLLLTQVIPPDFSLFDVVLEMRKQRPAAVQTEKQYRFLYHTVAQMFCSMLQNASPHYQNIKENCAPLYDDALFLRTPQALLAIPRPPGGVLRSISVPGSPGHAMADTYAVVQKRGAPVGAGRGTETGTGARSAEEAPLYSQVTPRAQRPGAHAEDVRGTLPGRIPADQSPAGSSAYEDVVGGAQTGGLGFNLRIGRPKGPRDPPAEWTRV, translated from the exons ATGAGCCGCAGCCTGGACTCGGCGCAGAGCTTCCTGGAGCGGCTGGAAGCGCGGGGCGGCCGGGAGGGGGCAGTTCTCGCCGGCGAGTTCAGC GACATCCAGGCCCGCTCGGCCGCCTGGAAGGCTGACGGCGTGTGTTCCACCGAGGCCGGCAGTCGGCCAGAGAACGTGAGGAAGAACCGCTACAAAGACGTGCTGCCAT ATGATCAGACGCGAGTAATCCTCTCCCTGCTCCGGGAAGAGGGACACAGCGACTACATTAATGGCAACTTCATCCGG GGCGTGGATGGAAGCCTGGCCTACATTGCCACGCAAGGACCCTTGCCTCACACCCTGCTAGACTTCTGGAGACTGGTCTGGGAGTTTGGGGTCAAG GTGATCCTGATGGCCTGTCGAGAGATAGAGAATGGGCGG AAAAGGTGTGAGCGGTACTGGGCCCAGGAGCAGGAGCCACTGCAGACCGGGCTTTTCTGCATCACTCTG ATAAAGGAGAAGTGGCTGAATGAGGACATCATGCTCAGGACCCTCAAGGTCACATTCCAGAAG gAGTCCCGTTCTGTGTACCAGCTACAGTATATGTCCTGGCCAGACCGTGGGGTCCCCAGCAGTCCTGACCACATGCTTGCCATGGTGGAGGAAGCCCGTCGCCTCCAGGGATCTGGCCCTGAACCCCTCTGTGTCCACTGCAG TGCGGGCTGTGGGCGAACAGGCGTCCTGTGCACCGTGGATTATGTGAGGCAGCTGCTCCTGACCCAG GTGATCCCACCTGACTTCAGTCTCTTTGATGTGGTCCTTGAGATGAGGAAGCAGCGGCCTGCGGCCGTGCAGACAGAG AAGCAGTACAGGTTCCTGTACCACACGGTGGCTCAGATGTTCTGCTCCATGCTCCAGAATGCCAGCCCCCACTACCAGAACATCAAAGAG AATTGTGCCCCACTCTACGACGATGCCCTCTTCCTCCGGACTCCCCAGGCACTTCTCGCCATACCCCGCCCACCAGGAGGGGTCCTCAG AAGTATCTCTGTGCCCGGGTCCCCGGGCCACGCCATGGCTGACACCTACGCGGTGGTGCAGAAGCGCGGGGCTCCAGTGGGCGCCGGGCGTGGGACGGAGACGGGGACGGGGGCGCGCAGCGCGGAGGAGGCGCCGCTCTACAGCCAGGTGACGCCGCGCGCCCAGCGGCCCGGGGCACACGCGGAGGACGTGCGGGGGACGCTGCCTGGCCGCA TTCCTGCTGACCAAAGTCCTGCCGGATCTAGCGCCTACGAGGACGTGGTGGGTGGAGCTCAGACCGGTGGGCTAG GTTTCAACCTGCGcattgggaggccgaaggggccCCGGGACCCGCCTGCTGAGTGGACCCGGGTGTAA